The sequence GGATATGTGGCCGAATTTTGCCGTTATCACCGGTTGAATGATGCTATTTGCCTTCAATTGCTTAAGTTCGACGCCCTGGCGGGTGAAGGCGGTGTGCGCCCTGAATTTTTACCTTGGAACGGCGATGAATGGGAACAGGTAAAGACAAGGTTTTGGCGGGACGAAGCTACCGTCCGTCGATATCTGCCTGACTATTGTTTCACCAGTTGGCGGGAAATTAAGCGAAACTACCATATCGAGGTTTTTGAGATCAATATACCGCACTACCTTGCCGGCGGCGAGCTGAGGGAAGAAAGGACAGTCATTCTATTTTGCTATGCGCAAGATAGAATAAACTATCAGATTGTGCAGCCTCATGACTTTGGGATGTAGGGGGATAAAGTCATGCGTTACCGGGTTTATTCGGACTATTTACGCCGGCGTTACGGGACGAAAGTATATAAGCTGCCGGTTGGCTTGCCTGTTACTTGTCCCAACCGGGACGGAACGTGCGGGACGGGAGGGTGTGTATTTTGCGGCGAAATTGGCGCCGGCTATGAAAACCTGCCGGCATCCATGACGGTCAGTGAGCAAATCGCGGCCAATAAAGCTCATATTGCGCCAAAGTACAAGGCTAATAAGTTTATTGCCTACTTTCAAAACTTTAGCAACACCTATTTGCCGATAAAAGATTTTGCCGCTTATCTGGAGGAGGCATGCCAGCCTGATATCGTGGGCATTGCTATTGCCACCCGGCCTGACTGTATTAGCGACGCCTATTTGGAGGCAATGGCCAGAGTGAAAGCTGACCGGGGCGTAGACATTACAGTGGAACTAGGTTTGCAGACGGTGAACTACCATTCGCTGGCCAAAATTAACCGGGGGCATACTCTGGCTGAATTTATCGATGCGGTGCTTCGCCTCAAGCAGTACCGCTTCGACGTCTGCGCCCACCTCATTTTGAACCTTCCCTGGGATGAAATGGCCGACGTGGTGGAAAATGCCAAAGTCCTGTCGGCGCTGGGGGTCCAGCAAGTAAAACTTCACGCCCTATATATCGTTAAAGGGACGCCCATGGCCAAATGGTATGAGCAGGGGGAGCTGACACTGGTCAGTAAAGAGGAGTATATTGAGCGGGTTATAACTTTTTTGGAGTATCTCCATCCAGATATTGTCGTGCAGCGGCTGATTGGCCGCGCCCCCGAGACTAATACGCTGTTTACAAACTGGCAGACAGGCTGGTGGAAAATCAAAGAGCAGATTGAACAGCTCCTTGAAGAGCGCGATACTTATCAAGGTAAGCGGTGCACTTATTTAAACGGGCCGGCGGTGCGAAAATTCGTCGAGGAAGGCGTTTAGTTTTTGTTTTAATGAAATTAGCGGTTATGGCTGTCTTCGCTAACGCGCCAACCGGCTATTTTTATTGTTCAGCGTGATGTTGACATTCAACTTTTGTTGTGCTATTATAAAAAAGTCGTCGCTGCGGCGAACGACAAAAATTAACAAGAAAAAAGATGTTGACACGGCACACAAGTTGTGTTAACATAATCAACGGCGTCGCTGATAAGTGGCGCGCCGTGTTCCTTGAAAACTGAACAATGTAAGAATAAACGCCAGATGTGCGGCGCTTCTTAAAAAAGAAGCGCAAATAATTCCGGTTTATATCAATGAGCCTAGACAGGCTCCAATAGATAAATTTTATTGGAGAGTTTGATCCTGGCTCAGGACGAACGCTGGCGGCGTGCCTAACACATGCAAGTCGAACGGACTGATGTTCAACACCGAGCATTTTAGGGTGTTAAAGACGACGGCAGCGCATAAGCTGCGAAGCAGCTTTACGCGTTAAAA comes from Sporolituus thermophilus DSM 23256 and encodes:
- a CDS encoding TIGR01212 family radical SAM protein (This family includes YhcC from E. coli K-12, an uncharacterized radical SAM protein.), with product MRYRVYSDYLRRRYGTKVYKLPVGLPVTCPNRDGTCGTGGCVFCGEIGAGYENLPASMTVSEQIAANKAHIAPKYKANKFIAYFQNFSNTYLPIKDFAAYLEEACQPDIVGIAIATRPDCISDAYLEAMARVKADRGVDITVELGLQTVNYHSLAKINRGHTLAEFIDAVLRLKQYRFDVCAHLILNLPWDEMADVVENAKVLSALGVQQVKLHALYIVKGTPMAKWYEQGELTLVSKEEYIERVITFLEYLHPDIVVQRLIGRAPETNTLFTNWQTGWWKIKEQIEQLLEERDTYQGKRCTYLNGPAVRKFVEEGV